From Topomyia yanbarensis strain Yona2022 chromosome 1, ASM3024719v1, whole genome shotgun sequence, one genomic window encodes:
- the LOC131696441 gene encoding uncharacterized protein LOC131696441, translated as MIHPGYDENYPRPTPDSRSSRFEQPTRAAVHLTHCDDEPVEPVISATTTVCQPDSISCTPLRTRGKNVILPTAVVIIVDCYGKEHFARAILDCASQASLITEQMAQLLRLKRTKMSMLVNGVGDQPMLATESVATQIRSRKKNFTSDIEFIVLKKNIPKLPGQSFPVDHWNIPDDLFLADPGFNRSSSIDLLISNEHFFTFFTSAGRIELSKSLPLLVESVFGWLVSGAANSGKPPNDAFMYNILAVPLVSLEAKLERFWKMEELPVRSDRSPQEKECEEFYARTVSRMPDGRYVVRLPRHPNFGAMLGHSKAMAEKRFELLERRLERSPQLKMEYHKFMAEYLSLGHMRLVENGDRNTTVACYLPHHSVIKEASTTTKVRVVFDASAKTTSGFSLNESLLVGPVVQDDLIAIILRFRTYPVALVADIEKMYRQVLLHPEDTALQRILWRFSPEQPVQTYELLTVTYGMAPSSFLATRTLQQLANDEGLAFPNGGPALRKGFYVDDFIGGATTISKAICVRNELIELLGKGGCSIRKWASNEQRVLEDLNADKIAEMTERRFDTEETVKTLGICWEPSRDTLRFDPELRQKASKPTKRSILSAISQLFDPLGLVSPVIIRAKIIMQQLWSLPCGWDDEVPEPIVLKWQNYVEQLQKLSLFRVDRYALLPNSSVQLHTFADASEQAYGCCIYARAIDTHGNIRVQLLASKSRVAPLKRVTLPRLELCAADLGAKLHNCVVTALNIEVAASYFWSDSMVTLQWLKAQPSTWKTFVANRVSEIQTMTQGCLWNHVAGKQNPADIVSRGMEADEFLASKLWTNGPDWLAWPENFMPVTNIPDYPEQGAERRKQQIIAVVNLQPAHNPLFDICSSYNRLVRIVAYCPRFVKNARAKTRSQPIPIADPLSSLLLSVQHTTAANIRLIQLAQADAFKQEICELKSGKFLSKRSHIRALCPFIDPEGTIRVGGRLRLSEQPYITKHPILLPNFHPYARMIAKCYHLKLIHGGSRLTLASLRESYWPVNGRRLVRSVLRNCFQCARASPVPVAQQMGQLPVHRVTASRPFTTTGVDFAGPVYLKPIHKRAASVKAYICIFICFCTKAVHIELVSDLSTQAFLSALRRLISRRGRPTNIYSDNGKNFEGARNELDEIRRMLHDNRNTIHDACLKECITWHFNPPKAPQFGGLWEAAVKVAKKQMYRQLGNTRLNFEDMATLLAQIEASMNSRPLVPMTEDPNDISCLTPAHFLIGASLHTLPEPDIRHIPMGKLDHYQHLQRINQQFWQCWRTEYLQELQRMTKTCNPNTDIQPGRLVVIVDEFQIPVRWPLARILSVHPGKDNLTRVVSLKTSRGIIKRPVTKICLLPLDTVGELPPEEQLIQSNGSK; from the coding sequence ATGATTCATCCGGGTTACGATGAAAATTACCCCCGACCCACACCTGACTCTAGATCTTCCAGATTTGAGCAACCAACTCGGGCTGCAGTGCACCTCACTCATTGCGATGATGAACCCGTTGAACCTGTCATTTCTGCCACGACTACCGTTTGCCAACCCGATTCCATAAGCTGCACACCGTTAAGAACTCGAGGGAAGAATGTTATTCTGCCCACTGCCGTGGTTATTATCGTGGACTGCTATGGCAAAGAACACTTTGCACGAGCTATTCTAGATTGCGCCTCACAGGCCAGTTTGATAACGGAGCAAATGGCTCAACTTCTTCGACTGAAACGAACCAAAATGAGTATGCTCGTAAATGGAGTAGGAGATCAACCAATGCTGGCAACAGAATCTGTGGCAACTCAGATTCGTTCCAGAAAGAAAAACTTCACAAGCGACATTGAATTTATtgttctaaaaaaaaatatcccGAAGCTACCTGGTCAAAGCTTTCCTGTTGACCACTGGAACATCCCCGATGATTTGTTTTTAGCGGATCCCGGATTTAATAGAAGCAGTAGCATTGACTTGCTTATCAGCAACGAgcattttttcacgttttttacGTCCGCTGGTAGAATCGAACTTTCCAAGTCATTGCCATTATTGGTCGAAAGTGTTTTCGGATGGCTCGTATCAGGTGCTGCGAACTCCGGAAAGCCTCCAAATGATGCGTTCATGTACAACATCTTAGCCGTACCATTAGTATCACTCGAAGCAAAACTGGAAAGATTTTGGAAAATGGAAGAATTACCTGTTAGATCTGATCGTTCTCCACAAGAAAAGGAATGCGAAGAATTCTATGCTAGAACTGTTTCTCGAATGCCGGATGGACGGTACGTTGTTCGCCTTCCACGACACCCGAATTTTGGGGCAATGCTGGGTCACTCTAAAGCAATGGCAGAAAAACGGTTTGAACTGCTTGAACGAAGGTTAGAAAGGTCACCACAGCTAAAAATGGAATATCATAAATTTATGGCGGAATATCTTTCCCTTGGGCACATGCGTCTGGTTGAAAATGGAGATCGCAACACTACGGTAGCATGTTATCTTCCGCATCACTCCGTCATTAAAGAAGCTAGTACCACCACTAAAGTGCGAGTCGTATTCGATGCCTCTGCCAAAACCACCTCCGGTTTCTCGCTCAATGAGTCATTGCTCGTTGGTCCTGTCGTGCAAGACGATCTCATCGCTATCATTCTGCGATTCCGAACATACCCCGTTGCACTTGTAGCTGACATCGAAAAAATGTACCGCCAGGTTTTGCTCCATCCCGAAGACACAGCACTACAGCGCATTTTATGGCGTTTCAGCCCAGAGCAACCAGTTCAAACATATGAGTTGCTGACTGTGACGTACGGGATGGCTCCATCTTCTTTCTTAGCCACACGCACGTTACAGCAGCTTGCAAATGATGAAGGGTTAGCATTTCCAAACGGTGGGCCAGCTTTACGGAAGGGGTTTTATGTCGATGACTTCATTGGAGGGGCAACAACAATATCAAAGGCGATATGCGTGCGCAACGAACTCATCGAGCTGCTTGGAAAAGGAGGATGCAGCATACGCAAatgggcatcaaatgaacagcGGGTATTAGAGGATCTAAATGCAGACAAAATAGCTGAAATGACAGAACGTCGATTCGATACTGAAGAAACCGTTAAAACTCTCGGCATATGCTGGGAACCTTCACGCGACACCCTTCGGTTTGATCCTGAATTACGACAGAAAGCAAGCAAACCAACAAAACGCTCAATTCTTTCAGCCATTTCGCAGCTATTTGATCCGCTGGGACTAGTTTCGCCTGTGATTATACGTGCCAAGATCATAATGCAGCAACTTTGGTCATTACCTTGCGGCTGGGATGACGAAGTTCCGGAACCAATCGTATTGAAATGGCAAAACTACGTTGAACAGCTCCAGAAACTTTCCCTATTTCGTGTTGATCGCTACGCCTTACTCCCAAACTCAAGTGTGCAGCTACATACCTTTGCCGATGCTTCGGAACAAGCGTATGGTTGCTGTATTTATGCTCGCGCAATCGACACTCACGGTAATATTCGCGTGCAGCTATTGGCCTCTAAATCACGCGTGGCACCATTGAAGCGAGTTACCCTTCCCCGCCTTGAATTATGCGCAGCAGACTTAGGAGCGAAACTCCACAACTGTGTCGTGACAGCTCTCAACATCGAAGTGGCGGCTTCCTACTTCTGGTCAGACTCCATGGTCACGCTACAATGGTTAAAGGCGCAGCCAAGCACATGGAAAACATTTGTCGCTAATAGAGTCTCTGAGATACAGACGATGACACAGGGATGTCTTTGGAATCATGTAGCTGGCAAACAAAACCCCGCAGACATAGTTTCAAGAGGAATGGAAGCAGATGAATTTTTAGCCAGCAAACTGTGGACCAACGGACCCGACTGGCTTGCTTGGCCAGAAAACTTTATGCCAGTCACAAATATTCCTGACTATCCCGAGCAAGGAGCAGAACGTCGAAAGCAGCAGATAATTGCAGTAGTTAATTTGCAGCCAGCCCACAATCCTTTATTCGATATATGTTCTTCCTACAACCGTCTAGTCCGTATAGTTGCATACTGCCCCAGATTTGTAAAAAACGCACGAGCAAAAACCCGTTCCCAGCCGATACCTATTGCCGATCCGCTATCCAGTCTGCTCTTATCAGTCCAGCATACAACTGCAGCAAACATACGGCTAATCCAATTAGCTCAGGCAGATGCATTCAAACAAGAGATATGCGAATTGAAATCTGGCAAATTTCTTTCGAAGCGCTCACACATTCGCGCCCTATGTCCATTCATCGACCCGGAAGGTACCATCCGAGTGGGAGGGAGACTACGACTTTCAGAACAACCATACATAACCAAACATCCTATCCTCCTACCAAACTTCCATCCATACGCTCGCATGATAGCCAAGTGTTATCATCTGAAATTAATACACGGTGGAAGTCGGTTGACACTTGCCTCCTTGCGAGAGAGTTACTGGCCAGTCAACGGAAGAAGATTGGTTCGAAGTGTGTTGCGAAATTGCTTCCAGTGCGCCCGAGCCAGTCCTGTTCCCGTCGCTCAGCAGATGGGACAACTACCTGTCCATCGAGTCACCGCAAGCAGACCGTTCACAACAACAGGCGTCGATTTTGCTGGCCCCGTGTATTTGAAGCCGATCCATAAGCGCGCCGCTTCTGTCAAGGCTTACATTTGCATCTTCATTTGTTTCTGCACAAAGGCTGTCCATATAGAGTTAGTCAGCGACCTATCCACACAAGCATTTCTGTCTGCACTTCGTCGTTTAATCTCTCGTCGTGGTCGGCCTACTAACATCTATTCGGACAACGGCAAGAATTTCGAGGGAGCGAGAAATGAACTAGACGAAATACGCCGCATGCTGCACGACAACCGAAACACTATACACGACGCTTGCTTAAAGGAATGTATCACCTGGCATTTCAATCCACCAAAGGCTCCACAGTTCGGTGGCCTATGGGAAGCAGCAGTGAAAGTGGCCAAAAAGCAAATGTACCGACAGTTGGGAAACACAAGACTAAATTTCGAAGATATGGCAACGTTACTAGCTCAAATAGAAGCTAGCATGAACTCGCGCCCGCTAGTACCGATGACGGAAGATCCGAACGATATTTCCTGTTTAACACCCGCTCACTTCTTGATCGGTGCCAGCTTGCACACACTACCGGAGCCCGACATTCGTCATATTCCAATGGGCAAATTGGACCACTACCAGCACCTGCAAAGAATTAATCAACAGTTTTGGCAATGTTGGCGGACAGAGTACCTGCAAGAGCTTCAACGTATGACAAAGACCTGCAATCCGAATACCGACATTCAGCCAGGGCGATTAGTCGTGATTGTGGACGAATTTCAAATCCCCGTAAGGTGGCCTCTAGCAAGAATCCTTTCCGTGCATCCTGGGAAAGATAACCTCACTCGCGTGGTGTCACTCAAAACGAGCCGCGGGATCATCAAACGCCCGGTGACAAAAATCTGCCTGTTACCTTTGGACACTGTCGGCGAACTACCACCAGAGGAACAACTAATCCAGTCCAACGGGTCCAAGTAA